Proteins from a genomic interval of Mycobacterium conspicuum:
- a CDS encoding fumarylacetoacetate hydrolase family protein yields MKWVTYQGDSGERTGVLSGEAIHAMPPGVTLLELVGRGADGLREAGQEALKSPAAARLDEVTLMAPIPRPPSIRDSLCFLDHMRNCQAAMGAGRQLADTWYRIPAFYFACPATVLGPYDDVPMAPGSAWQDFELEIAAVIGTTGKDLTVEQAERAIIGYTIFNDWSARDLQQLEGQLAIGQAKGKDSGVTLGPYLVTADELEPYRRDGKLHLQVSALVNDTQIGSGSTGQMDWSFAEVISYASRGVTLSPGDVFGSGTVPTCTLVEHLSITALESFPGWLHDGDVVTLGVEGLGETRQTVRASAAPHPLAPRPNPDAAPQPARVNRAPARVPYTRGLHEVADRVWAWTLPDGGYGWSNAGLVAGDGASLLVDTLFDLPLTREMLTAMKPITDRAPITDALITHSNGDHTHGNQLLDPSVRIIAAKGTAEEIAHGMAPEMLAMTQNMNLGPVATPYARERFGHFDFGGITVRNADQTFDRDLTIDVGGRQINVLNLGPAHTAADSVVHVPDAGVLFGGDLLFIGCTPIVWAGPIDNWVAACDAMIALDAPTVIPGHGPITDPDGIRAVRGYLVHVSEQADAAHRKGLSWAEAADSIDLGEYASWLDAERVVVNVYQRYREIDPDTPALEVMALLVMQADWLAKRSA; encoded by the coding sequence ATGAAATGGGTTACTTATCAAGGCGATAGCGGGGAACGCACGGGGGTGCTCTCCGGCGAGGCGATCCACGCGATGCCGCCGGGGGTGACGCTGCTCGAGCTGGTCGGCCGCGGCGCCGACGGGCTGCGCGAGGCCGGGCAGGAGGCCCTGAAGTCGCCGGCGGCCGCACGTCTTGACGAGGTGACCCTGATGGCGCCGATCCCGCGCCCGCCGTCGATCCGCGACTCCCTGTGCTTCCTTGACCACATGCGCAACTGCCAGGCCGCGATGGGCGCCGGTCGACAGCTCGCCGACACCTGGTATCGCATCCCCGCGTTCTACTTCGCCTGCCCGGCAACGGTTTTGGGCCCGTACGACGACGTGCCCATGGCACCCGGAAGCGCCTGGCAGGACTTCGAGCTCGAGATCGCCGCGGTCATCGGAACGACCGGCAAAGACCTGACCGTCGAACAAGCCGAACGGGCGATCATCGGCTACACCATCTTCAACGACTGGTCCGCACGTGATCTGCAACAGCTGGAGGGCCAGCTTGCGATCGGGCAGGCCAAGGGCAAGGACAGCGGCGTCACGCTGGGCCCGTATTTGGTCACGGCGGACGAACTCGAGCCCTACCGCCGTGACGGCAAGCTGCACCTGCAAGTGAGCGCCCTGGTCAACGACACCCAAATCGGTTCGGGCTCGACCGGCCAGATGGACTGGAGCTTCGCCGAGGTCATCTCCTACGCGTCGCGCGGTGTAACACTCAGTCCCGGTGACGTTTTCGGTTCGGGCACCGTGCCCACCTGCACGCTCGTCGAGCACCTCAGCATCACCGCACTGGAATCGTTCCCCGGTTGGCTGCACGATGGCGACGTCGTCACGCTGGGGGTCGAGGGGCTGGGGGAGACCAGGCAGACCGTGCGCGCCAGTGCCGCACCGCATCCGTTGGCGCCTCGGCCCAATCCCGATGCCGCGCCGCAACCCGCCCGGGTGAATCGGGCGCCGGCGCGGGTGCCCTACACCCGCGGGCTGCACGAGGTCGCCGATCGGGTGTGGGCGTGGACGCTGCCGGACGGCGGATACGGCTGGAGCAACGCCGGACTGGTCGCCGGGGACGGTGCGTCGCTGCTCGTCGACACGCTGTTCGACCTACCGCTGACCCGCGAGATGCTCACCGCGATGAAGCCGATCACCGACCGCGCGCCCATCACCGACGCGTTGATCACCCATTCCAACGGCGACCACACCCACGGCAACCAACTGCTCGACCCGTCGGTGCGCATCATCGCCGCCAAGGGCACGGCCGAGGAGATCGCCCACGGCATGGCGCCGGAAATGCTGGCGATGACGCAGAACATGAACCTGGGCCCCGTCGCGACGCCCTACGCGCGGGAACGGTTCGGACACTTCGACTTTGGCGGCATCACCGTGCGCAACGCCGACCAGACGTTCGACCGCGACCTGACCATCGACGTCGGCGGCAGGCAGATCAACGTGCTGAACCTGGGTCCGGCTCACACCGCGGCGGACTCGGTGGTGCATGTGCCCGACGCCGGTGTGCTGTTCGGCGGGGACCTGCTGTTCATCGGCTGCACGCCGATCGTGTGGGCCGGTCCGATCGACAACTGGGTGGCGGCGTGCGACGCGATGATCGCGCTGGACGCGCCGACGGTAATCCCCGGCCACGGTCCGATCACCGACCCGGACGGAATCCGTGCCGTCCGTGGCTATCTCGTGCACGTCTCGGAGCAAGCCGATGCCGCCCACCGCAAGGGCCTGTCCTGGGCCGAGGCCGCCGACAGCATCGACCTCGGCGAGTACGCGAGCTGGCTGGACGCCGAGCGCGTCGTCGTCAACGTCTATCAGCGTTACCGCGAGATCGACCCTGACACACCGGCGCTGGAGGTCATGGCCCTGCTGGTGATGCAGGCCGATTGGTTGGCCAAACGCTCGGCCTGA
- a CDS encoding tautomerase family protein, whose amino-acid sequence MPVYTCTTVQSMLSADTKADLAAEVTRIHSMINHVPGAYVNVVFHELPADAVYTDGQPAQPLLINGWVRTGHPEAQSSQLVAEVAAAASRVTGIPAKRILVVIQNSPAHLAIEGGRVLPAPGEEEAWLRETAVQGQEAD is encoded by the coding sequence ATGCCGGTCTACACGTGCACCACGGTGCAGTCAATGCTGAGCGCCGACACCAAAGCCGATCTGGCCGCGGAAGTGACCAGGATCCATTCGATGATCAATCACGTACCCGGCGCATACGTGAACGTCGTGTTCCACGAACTGCCCGCCGACGCCGTTTACACTGACGGGCAACCCGCACAACCGCTGCTGATCAACGGTTGGGTTCGCACTGGACATCCGGAAGCCCAAAGCAGCCAACTGGTCGCCGAAGTCGCCGCAGCCGCATCCCGCGTCACAGGCATCCCCGCCAAGCGGATCCTCGTCGTCATTCAGAACAGCCCGGCACATCTGGCCATCGAAGGTGGACGGGTGCTGCCGGCGCCAGGCGAAGAAGAAGCGTGGCTGCGAGAGACCGCGGTGCAGGGACAGGAAGCGGATTGA
- a CDS encoding FAD-linked oxidase C-terminal domain-containing protein, translated as MSTDTEHLLTPDSAAAIGRFAAAAAAHGDITTDERVLTERGRDYWGVGGVAGLLLRPHGRDDIAAILRLASEHGVALVPRGGASNCSGGMMPAGGRVLLDLTGLNRILDIDVVNRRARVEAGVVNSDLQTALAPHGLCFSPDPVSAHLATVGGNIIENAGGPHALKYGVTYNHVLSVNVVLPDGSTVTFSADDEGPDLLGVLIGSEGTLGIITEATVALRPIADVTHSLMGAFASAREAADTIAAIIATGVVPAAVEWLDRAGIAGLQQFYDTGYPLDADSIVLIDVDGTAADVARDQAIVERVLGERATEVRVAEDEKDRVALWYGRLNAPNSVVQSGKGFFIGDVTVPRDRIPEMQEAIQSIAERHSDGLLFIAVCGHAGDGDLHPTTFYDKDNPLAATALEAANNEIIEAALDLGGTITGEHGVGTEKIPFMTKRFTPVEIAAQRSIKNVFDSAGLLNPGIMLPDVSADEPDTSAFGTAVRDALTRNITVDPSAALTAGNNTNVSVNLGNLSLVVGADTTIEALNRHLDEHGVTCSAVPVVGVERTIGELVATAAGNERDHIRHALLGADVAIIDGQTRARFGAETMKDVAGYDVKRLYISGRGAFGALETLIFKIVVKA; from the coding sequence ATGTCCACTGACACTGAGCATCTTCTGACTCCGGACAGTGCTGCTGCTATCGGACGATTCGCCGCAGCGGCGGCTGCCCACGGCGACATCACGACCGACGAGCGCGTACTTACCGAACGTGGCCGCGACTATTGGGGTGTCGGAGGAGTAGCGGGCCTGTTGTTACGCCCCCACGGTCGCGACGACATCGCCGCAATCCTGCGCCTGGCCTCCGAGCACGGCGTCGCGCTAGTGCCACGCGGCGGTGCGTCGAACTGCTCAGGCGGGATGATGCCGGCCGGAGGCCGCGTCCTCCTGGATCTGACCGGTCTGAATCGGATTCTCGATATCGACGTCGTGAATCGCCGCGCACGAGTCGAAGCCGGAGTCGTGAACTCCGACTTGCAGACTGCACTGGCTCCGCACGGGTTGTGTTTCTCACCCGATCCTGTCTCGGCGCACCTGGCAACCGTCGGCGGGAACATCATCGAGAATGCCGGTGGGCCACACGCGCTGAAGTATGGCGTCACCTACAACCACGTCCTGAGCGTCAACGTTGTCCTGCCCGACGGATCGACAGTCACCTTTAGTGCCGATGACGAAGGTCCGGACCTACTGGGTGTCCTCATCGGATCAGAAGGGACGCTCGGAATCATCACCGAGGCAACCGTTGCCCTGCGCCCGATCGCCGATGTCACGCACAGCCTCATGGGTGCTTTCGCCTCGGCGCGAGAGGCTGCTGACACCATCGCCGCGATCATCGCCACCGGCGTGGTGCCGGCTGCCGTGGAGTGGCTCGATCGGGCAGGTATTGCCGGGTTACAACAGTTCTATGACACCGGCTACCCGCTGGACGCCGATTCGATCGTGCTCATCGACGTCGACGGCACCGCAGCGGATGTGGCGCGAGATCAGGCCATCGTGGAACGGGTGCTGGGTGAGCGAGCGACCGAGGTCCGAGTTGCTGAGGACGAGAAAGACCGTGTTGCATTGTGGTACGGACGCCTCAATGCCCCGAATTCAGTGGTGCAGAGCGGCAAAGGCTTCTTCATCGGTGACGTCACCGTGCCCCGCGACCGCATACCCGAGATGCAAGAAGCCATTCAGTCCATCGCCGAACGCCATTCCGACGGGCTCCTTTTCATCGCGGTATGCGGTCACGCGGGCGACGGCGACCTACACCCCACAACGTTCTACGACAAAGACAATCCACTGGCAGCAACCGCGCTGGAAGCGGCAAACAACGAGATCATCGAAGCCGCACTTGATCTGGGCGGCACCATCACCGGTGAGCATGGCGTCGGCACCGAAAAGATCCCGTTCATGACCAAACGCTTCACCCCAGTAGAAATTGCGGCACAACGCTCGATCAAGAACGTCTTCGATTCTGCCGGGCTGCTCAACCCCGGCATCATGCTGCCCGATGTGTCCGCTGACGAGCCCGACACCAGTGCCTTCGGCACTGCCGTGCGTGACGCCCTAACTCGGAACATCACTGTCGATCCGAGTGCCGCGCTCACCGCCGGCAACAACACCAACGTATCCGTCAACCTCGGTAATCTCAGTCTCGTTGTCGGCGCAGACACCACCATTGAGGCGCTCAACCGCCACCTCGACGAGCACGGAGTCACTTGCTCCGCCGTGCCGGTCGTCGGCGTTGAACGCACCATCGGAGAACTCGTCGCCACCGCCGCCGGCAACGAACGTGACCACATCAGGCACGCCCTACTCGGCGCCGACGTCGCCATCATCGACGGACAAACCCGCGCGCGCTTCGGTGCCGAAACTATGAAAGACGTCGCCGGATATGACGTCAAACGGCTATACATCAGCGGCCGTGGCGCCTTCGGTGCCCTCGAAACCCTCATCTTCAAGATTGTGGTCAAGGCTTGA
- a CDS encoding class I SAM-dependent methyltransferase, producing the protein MTRSEKDTWDLASSVGATATMVAAARAVATRRPHPVITDEFAEPLVRAVGLDLFTRLAAGELDADDVEKGVRFPRMVDTFAARARYYDDYFAEASSAGIRQVVIVASGLDARAYRLAWPAGTTVYEIDQPEVIEFKTTTLSRLGAVPAAEHRAVGIDLRDDWPAALRAAGFDTTQPTAWLAEGVLIGFLPPEAEVRLLDNVITLSSPGSRFSGDYGSLNPGSPESQEQARIATEGWRRQGLELDISALAYPGDHTDVAAHLRAHGWETSTSRLGELLASAGLPQLEGGDQDSQAATISFVRAVRA; encoded by the coding sequence AAGACACCTGGGACCTGGCCAGCAGCGTGGGTGCCACCGCCACCATGGTGGCCGCGGCCCGGGCGGTGGCGACCCGCCGGCCGCACCCAGTGATCACCGACGAGTTCGCCGAGCCGTTGGTCCGCGCGGTCGGGTTGGATTTGTTCACCCGGCTCGCCGCCGGTGAGCTGGACGCCGACGACGTGGAGAAGGGCGTCCGTTTTCCGCGGATGGTCGACACCTTCGCCGCGCGCGCCCGCTACTACGACGACTACTTCGCCGAGGCCAGTTCGGCCGGCATCCGGCAGGTGGTGATCGTGGCGTCGGGGTTGGACGCGCGGGCCTACCGGCTGGCCTGGCCGGCCGGGACCACCGTGTATGAAATCGACCAGCCCGAGGTGATCGAGTTCAAGACCACCACGCTGTCGCGGCTCGGCGCCGTGCCCGCCGCCGAGCACCGCGCGGTGGGCATCGACCTGCGGGACGATTGGCCGGCCGCGTTGCGGGCGGCGGGATTCGACACCACCCAGCCGACCGCGTGGCTCGCCGAGGGTGTGCTGATCGGCTTTCTGCCGCCGGAGGCCGAAGTTCGGTTGCTGGACAACGTCATAACGCTGAGCTCGCCGGGCAGCCGGTTCTCCGGCGACTACGGTTCGCTCAACCCTGGCTCACCGGAATCGCAGGAACAGGCCCGCATCGCGACCGAGGGCTGGCGGCGGCAGGGTCTCGAATTGGACATCTCCGCGTTGGCCTACCCCGGTGATCACACCGACGTCGCCGCGCACCTGCGGGCCCACGGGTGGGAAACGAGCACGTCGCGGCTCGGCGAATTACTGGCCTCGGCGGGCTTGCCGCAGCTCGAAGGAGGCGATCAAGACAGCCAGGCCGCCACGATCAGCTTCGTGCGGGCCGTGCGCGCCTAG
- a CDS encoding alpha/beta fold hydrolase, which yields MDNLFARFQRVTIRLASGVTAVALISGCSGETPASALPPYGARPTVVLVHGAWADTSSWDGEVSALLERGYNVRAVANPLENLTTDSEYVSAFLKTIPGPVVLVGHSYGGSVITNAAAGNTNVKALVYVDAAAPAVGETNGALSGPDSVLKQQPETELFDMMPDPGASPGATDLYLKREVFLHYFGNDLPTEEATKLWATQRAASTNAFETPSKFAAWETIPSWYFISSGDKIITPASEHAMANRAGSDVTVFDGGSHLTLISHPGAVTAVIQKAIDFVEHPQ from the coding sequence ATGGACAACCTATTCGCGCGATTTCAGCGCGTCACCATCCGACTCGCGAGCGGAGTTACGGCGGTGGCGCTCATCAGCGGTTGTTCCGGCGAGACGCCCGCATCCGCCTTGCCACCCTATGGCGCCAGACCGACGGTCGTGCTGGTGCATGGCGCGTGGGCGGACACATCGAGTTGGGACGGCGAAGTGTCCGCGCTGCTAGAGCGTGGCTACAACGTCCGGGCGGTCGCCAACCCGCTGGAGAACCTCACCACCGATTCCGAGTACGTGTCAGCTTTCCTCAAGACGATCCCCGGACCGGTCGTGCTTGTTGGGCATTCCTACGGCGGCTCAGTCATCACCAATGCCGCTGCGGGCAATACGAATGTCAAGGCGCTCGTGTACGTCGATGCGGCAGCACCCGCCGTTGGTGAGACCAACGGCGCCTTGAGCGGACCGGATTCAGTGCTCAAACAGCAGCCAGAAACCGAACTCTTCGACATGATGCCGGATCCCGGCGCGTCTCCTGGTGCCACCGACCTGTACCTCAAGAGGGAAGTCTTCTTGCACTACTTCGGCAACGATCTGCCTACCGAGGAGGCAACCAAGCTCTGGGCGACGCAAAGAGCGGCTTCGACGAATGCTTTCGAAACCCCCTCCAAGTTTGCGGCCTGGGAGACCATTCCCTCCTGGTATTTCATCAGCAGCGGTGACAAGATCATCACGCCGGCATCGGAACACGCCATGGCTAACCGCGCGGGGTCGGACGTCACGGTCTTCGACGGAGGTTCGCACCTGACCCTTATCTCTCATCCAGGTGCGGTGACGGCCGTTATCCAGAAGGCCATCGACTTCGTGGAGCATCCTCAGTAG